A genomic window from Gossypium hirsutum isolate 1008001.06 chromosome D10, Gossypium_hirsutum_v2.1, whole genome shotgun sequence includes:
- the LOC107914366 gene encoding histone H3.2, which produces MARTKQTARKSTGGKAPRKQLATKAARKSAPATGGVKKPHRFRPGTVALREIRKYQKSTELLIRKLPFQRLVREIAQDFKTDLRFQSSAVAALQEAAEAYLVGLFEDTNLCAIHAKRVTIMPKDIQLARRIRGERA; this is translated from the coding sequence ATGGCTCGTACCAAGCAAACCGCTAGAAAATCCACGGGAGGCAAGGCACCGAGGAAGCAATTGGCCACAAAAGCGGCGCGGAAGTCAGCTCCGGCTACTGGTGGAGTGAAGAAGCCGCACAGATTCAGGCCAGGAACTGTGGCCTTGCGTGAAATCCGAAAGTACCAGAAGAGCACTGAACTTTTAATCAGGAAACTCCCATTTCAAAGGCTGGTAAGAGAAATCGCCCAAGATTTCAAAACAGATCTGAGGTTCCAAAGTAGCGCTGTGGCCGCTCTCCAGGAGGCCGCGGAAGCTTACTTGGTTGGGCTTTTTGAAGACACCAATCTGTGCGCTATTCACGCTAAAAGGGTTACTATAATGCCTAAGGACATCCAATTGGCTCGTCGTATTAGGGGCGAGAGAGCTTAG